A single region of the Deinococcus sp. KNUC1210 genome encodes:
- a CDS encoding M23 family metallopeptidase: MLLSAALSSRVQALPLDTAQVSYPTSAAARAFLSAVAGPAGYRVTQGFGDHRSLKDPETGETVDLYGYGSAGHTGWDIALGQPGKDGTLGAVIHAPFAGTVSIGEQRSAGGVFTGLGRWVKLVAANGESVTFGHLGQFGAFHSGQRVSAGATLGYEGTSGNSTGYHVHVMVRTAGGSIVDPAGAVAGLLSPGTSAPLAAAQGKAVPVVPRAAAAVKTTPSAAATAQAEAAVQRAHAQYENARELDALGAVATRELKRLKDAVTQAETQLAQLKRGVPTPPVAQKPQKTKVQNVQTVLAQAKAAYQASMALYKLGGVSKVELQNRAKALELAQAAYQAQRLSTD, from the coding sequence GTGCTGTTGAGTGCGGCGCTGTCCAGCAGGGTCCAGGCACTGCCGCTGGACACGGCACAGGTGTCTTATCCAACCAGTGCGGCGGCCCGGGCGTTCCTGTCGGCGGTGGCTGGCCCGGCAGGATACCGCGTGACGCAGGGCTTTGGAGATCACAGATCGCTGAAAGACCCGGAAACAGGCGAAACCGTCGATCTGTACGGCTATGGTTCGGCGGGACACACCGGCTGGGATATCGCGTTGGGTCAGCCGGGCAAGGACGGCACTCTGGGAGCGGTGATTCATGCGCCCTTCGCGGGCACTGTCTCGATCGGCGAGCAGCGCAGTGCGGGCGGGGTTTTTACCGGGCTGGGCCGCTGGGTCAAACTGGTGGCGGCCAACGGTGAAAGCGTGACCTTCGGGCACCTGGGGCAGTTCGGGGCTTTTCACTCCGGCCAGCGGGTTTCGGCAGGGGCGACGCTGGGCTATGAAGGCACCAGCGGCAACTCGACCGGCTACCATGTGCACGTCATGGTTCGTACAGCAGGGGGCAGCATCGTCGATCCGGCGGGCGCGGTGGCTGGACTGCTGTCGCCTGGAACCTCGGCTCCGCTCGCAGCGGCTCAGGGTAAGGCGGTTCCGGTTGTGCCGCGTGCTGCTGCCGCCGTAAAAACCACTCCATCGGCGGCAGCCACCGCACAGGCAGAAGCGGCGGTGCAGCGGGCGCACGCGCAGTACGAGAATGCGCGGGAGCTGGACGCTCTCGGTGCAGTGGCGACCAGAGAGCTGAAGCGGCTGAAGGACGCGGTGACACAGGCTGAAACGCAGCTGGCACAGCTGAAGCGTGGCGTGCCAACACCGCCGGTGGCGCAGAAGCCCCAGAAGACCAAGGTGCAGAACGTTCAGACTGTTCTGGCACAGGCAAAAGCGGCCTACCAGGCGAGTATGGCCCTCTACAAGCTTGGCGGCGTCTCGAAAGTGGAACTCCAGAACCGGGCCAAAGCCCTCGAGCTGGCTCAGGCGGCGTATCAGGCGCAGCGCCTCTCGACCGATTAA